A window from Candidatus Methylomirabilota bacterium encodes these proteins:
- a CDS encoding MFS transporter, which translates to MHALILTSRRGAVRWKLMATLFVAQVCGSTGHSIGLAVGAIMAASITGTNTWSGVPIAVGALGTALASWPLARLMDRSGRRPGLALGYGLAVLGAVLGLLGVAGRSFPLMLVGMAFFGIASTSNLLARYAAADVSPAGERGRAMGLIVWGSTVGSMIGPNLMAPALTLGAWLAVPPTASAFLVSVGAYAAAALLIALLLRPDPLVIAREAEAVADRGRRIGAARSLGAILGDVRVQIALTTLSVSQFVMIATTSTSPLYLHDQGHSVGTIGVAVSLHLAGMYVASPLSGWLADRLGRLPVIALGALLLIGAIGLAGLAPGDAGATIIAGLFLNGVGWNLAFVSGSALLTDALSSVERASVQGFADLLMGLMGAIGSAAGGMILGIWGFAMLNAVGAALVLGPLAVALMRRPAVAAQGG; encoded by the coding sequence ATGCACGCTCTCATCCTGACGTCGCGGCGCGGCGCCGTCCGCTGGAAGCTGATGGCCACGCTGTTCGTGGCTCAGGTCTGCGGCAGCACCGGCCACTCCATCGGCCTCGCGGTGGGCGCGATCATGGCCGCGAGCATCACCGGCACCAACACGTGGTCCGGCGTGCCGATCGCGGTGGGCGCGCTCGGCACCGCGCTGGCCAGCTGGCCGCTCGCGCGCCTCATGGACCGCTCGGGCCGTCGCCCCGGCCTGGCCCTCGGCTACGGGCTGGCCGTGCTCGGCGCGGTGCTGGGCCTCCTGGGCGTCGCCGGCCGCAGCTTCCCGCTCATGCTGGTGGGCATGGCCTTCTTCGGCATCGCCAGCACCTCCAACCTGCTCGCCCGCTACGCGGCCGCCGACGTGAGCCCGGCGGGCGAGCGCGGGCGCGCGATGGGCCTGATCGTGTGGGGCTCCACGGTCGGCTCGATGATCGGGCCCAACCTGATGGCCCCCGCGCTCACGCTGGGCGCGTGGCTCGCGGTGCCGCCCACCGCGAGCGCGTTCCTGGTCAGCGTGGGCGCCTACGCCGCGGCCGCGCTGCTGATCGCGCTGCTGCTGCGGCCGGACCCGCTGGTCATCGCGCGCGAGGCCGAGGCCGTCGCCGACCGGGGCCGCCGCATCGGCGCGGCCCGCAGCCTCGGCGCGATCCTGGGCGACGTGCGCGTGCAGATCGCGCTGACCACGCTGTCGGTCAGCCAGTTCGTGATGATCGCCACCACCTCCACCTCGCCGCTCTATCTCCACGATCAGGGCCACTCGGTGGGCACCATCGGCGTGGCGGTCTCCCTGCACCTGGCCGGCATGTACGTGGCCTCGCCGCTCTCCGGCTGGCTCGCCGACCGCCTCGGCCGGCTGCCCGTGATCGCCCTTGGCGCGCTGCTGCTGATCGGCGCGATCGGCCTGGCCGGGCTGGCCCCGGGCGACGCGGGCGCGACGATCATCGCCGGGTTGTTCCTGAACGGCGTCGGCTGGAACCTCGCGTTCGTGTCGGGCAGCGCGCTGCTGACCGACGCGCTGTCGTCCGTGGAGCGCGCCTCGGTGCAGGGCTTCGCCGATCTGCTCATGGGGCTGATGGGCGCCATCGGCTCCGCGGCCGGCGGCATGATCCTGGGCATCTGGGGCTTCGCGATGCTCAACGCGGTCGGGGCCGCGCTCGTGCTGGGCCCGCTCGCGGTCGCCCTGATGCGCCGGCCCGCGGTCGCCGCCCAGGGAGGCTGA